A stretch of Methanosphaerula palustris E1-9c DNA encodes these proteins:
- a CDS encoding MoaD/ThiS family protein, with protein MITLELPDLTRKLCSPSGDTIEELLVAAGVNPAEVIVVRDGVLLPEDTPLSDGDHLRVISIVHGG; from the coding sequence ATGATTACCCTTGAACTCCCGGATCTGACCAGAAAACTCTGTTCACCTTCTGGCGATACCATCGAGGAACTGCTTGTGGCCGCAGGGGTGAACCCTGCAGAGGTGATCGTGGTCAGGGATGGTGTACTCCTCCCTGAGGACACACCCCTCTCCGATGGCGACCATCTCCGTGTGATCAGCATCGTCCATGGAGGATAG
- the cysK gene encoding cysteine synthase A, translating into MGKIYNNITETIGHTPLVRLNRLTEGIPAEIVVKVESFNPMSSVKDRIGLAMIEAAEQHGLIGKNTTIVEPTSGNTGVGLAFVAAARGYKIRLLMPDTMTIERRKLLKALGAELVLTPGKDGMKGAVSAAEAMVAENPDLLYIPQQFRNPSNPAIHRRTTAEEIWTDTDGKVDIVVAGVGTGGTITGIAEAIKAKKPEFKAIAVEPATSPVLSGGSPGPHKIQGIGAGFIPDVLRMDLLDEIVPVSNEDAYEIARRLAREEGILAGISSGAALYAALLIAKRPENSEKMIVVILPDTGERYLSTDLFDA; encoded by the coding sequence ATGGGAAAAATTTACAACAACATCACAGAGACCATCGGGCACACCCCGTTGGTCAGGTTGAACCGGCTGACCGAGGGGATACCGGCAGAGATCGTCGTCAAGGTGGAGTCATTCAACCCGATGTCGAGTGTCAAGGATCGGATCGGGTTAGCGATGATCGAGGCGGCGGAGCAGCACGGTCTGATTGGGAAAAATACGACGATCGTCGAGCCGACCAGTGGAAACACCGGCGTAGGACTGGCTTTCGTTGCAGCAGCACGCGGATATAAGATCCGGCTTCTGATGCCCGATACGATGACCATCGAACGGAGGAAACTCCTCAAAGCACTCGGGGCAGAACTGGTCCTGACCCCAGGCAAGGATGGGATGAAGGGAGCAGTCAGCGCTGCAGAGGCGATGGTCGCAGAGAACCCGGACCTGCTGTATATCCCTCAGCAGTTTCGAAACCCATCGAATCCTGCCATTCATCGGAGAACCACTGCCGAAGAGATCTGGACAGATACCGATGGAAAGGTGGATATCGTTGTGGCCGGCGTCGGGACTGGTGGGACGATCACCGGTATTGCAGAGGCTATCAAGGCCAAAAAACCGGAATTCAAGGCAATTGCCGTTGAGCCGGCGACGTCCCCGGTCCTCTCAGGAGGAAGTCCTGGACCGCATAAGATCCAGGGGATCGGTGCCGGGTTCATCCCGGATGTGTTGAGGATGGACCTGCTCGACGAGATTGTTCCGGTCAGCAACGAGGATGCGTATGAGATAGCCCGGCGTCTCGCCAGGGAGGAGGGGATCCTGGCAGGGATCTCATCTGGTGCAGCCCTCTATGCGGCTCTGCTGATCGCAAAACGCCCGGAAAACAGTGAAAAAATGATCGTGGTGATCCTCCCGGACACTGGTGAGCGGTACCTCTCCACCGATCTCTTTGATGCATAA
- the cysE gene encoding serine O-acetyltransferase has translation MLLKHLREDIQTIFQKDPAARSIPEVLFCYPGLHAIWSHRIAHWLWVHHLFFAGRFVSHIGRFLTGIEIHPGAMIGRRVFIDHGMGVVIGETAEVGDDVLIYMGVVLGGTALVNEKRHPTVEDHVIIGSGASVLGPITIGSGAKVGAGSVVVRSVPPGATVVGVPGRIAGPECNQDRDGDLEAPMPDPMLRVISRLLDRQNQFEERIRIMEQVIPGPLGLEKRAELEMEEQIRDALREVIDPEVGIDIVDLGLLRDVHVTADGRAEIDMVLTTKGCPLVDYLSQQVRRKAEGIPGISSVDVRVLDEPWDWSRFVRQNGQLKKV, from the coding sequence ATGCTCCTCAAACACCTCAGGGAAGATATCCAGACCATCTTTCAGAAGGACCCGGCAGCCCGATCGATACCGGAGGTGCTCTTCTGTTACCCCGGGTTGCATGCAATCTGGAGTCATCGGATCGCTCACTGGTTATGGGTCCACCATCTCTTCTTTGCAGGACGGTTTGTATCGCATATCGGTCGGTTTTTGACCGGGATTGAAATCCATCCCGGGGCAATGATCGGTCGTCGGGTCTTCATTGACCATGGCATGGGTGTCGTGATCGGGGAGACGGCTGAGGTTGGGGATGATGTCCTGATCTATATGGGGGTCGTGCTTGGTGGGACTGCGCTGGTGAACGAGAAACGTCATCCGACCGTTGAGGATCATGTGATCATCGGTTCAGGGGCCTCGGTGCTCGGTCCGATCACCATCGGAAGCGGGGCTAAGGTCGGGGCCGGTTCGGTCGTGGTTCGGTCGGTACCCCCAGGGGCAACGGTCGTCGGGGTTCCCGGCAGGATTGCCGGGCCCGAGTGTAACCAGGATAGAGATGGGGACCTGGAGGCACCGATGCCGGATCCGATGCTTCGGGTGATCTCCAGGCTGCTCGATCGGCAGAACCAGTTCGAGGAGCGGATCCGGATCATGGAACAGGTGATCCCTGGGCCGCTTGGTCTGGAGAAGCGGGCCGAACTGGAGATGGAGGAGCAGATCAGAGACGCGCTCCGCGAGGTGATCGACCCGGAGGTTGGAATTGATATCGTCGACCTCGGGCTGCTCCGAGATGTGCATGTCACCGCGGACGGGCGTGCAGAGATCGATATGGTGTTGACGACGAAGGGCTGCCCGTTGGTCGATTACCTGAGCCAGCAGGTTCGGCGGAAGGCCGAGGGGATCCCCGGGATCTCCTCGGTTGATGTGAGGGTGCTGGACGAACCCTGGGACTGGAGCAGGTTCGTCCGTCAGAACGGGCAGCTGAAAAAGGTATAG
- a CDS encoding thiamine-phosphate synthase family protein, with protein MDSRDEMYGRFSVALAKLEACKEFAALIPEVRTNLVYATGDAKERSDVLAVEGRVTIIGGMPHASGKPVFGASSHMARLMIELRKVDPRVRAGVDFANTPALAAWLEDYCREKRWIFSMIDRRNEPDSIKEEECASMPWKVAEAVRAAGNRAPKIFYETGAIGKEPVSVLVGGDPIEVVEQVCEIARRYADER; from the coding sequence ATGGATAGTCGCGATGAGATGTACGGCCGCTTCTCAGTTGCCCTCGCAAAGCTTGAGGCGTGCAAGGAGTTTGCGGCGCTGATCCCGGAGGTACGGACCAACCTGGTCTATGCAACCGGGGACGCGAAGGAGAGGAGTGATGTGCTCGCTGTTGAAGGGCGCGTGACCATTATCGGTGGAATGCCGCATGCCTCTGGGAAGCCGGTCTTTGGGGCTTCAAGCCATATGGCCAGACTGATGATCGAACTGCGAAAGGTCGATCCCCGTGTGCGGGCCGGCGTGGACTTCGCCAACACGCCTGCGCTGGCAGCATGGCTTGAGGACTACTGTCGGGAGAAACGCTGGATCTTTTCTATGATCGATCGGAGGAACGAGCCGGATTCTATCAAAGAGGAGGAGTGCGCTTCGATGCCATGGAAGGTCGCCGAGGCGGTCAGGGCGGCCGGGAATCGTGCCCCCAAGATCTTCTATGAGACCGGTGCCATCGGCAAGGAGCCGGTCAGTGTGCTGGTCGGCGGGGATCCGATCGAGGTCGTCGAGCAGGTCTGCGAGATTGCGCGGAGGTATGCAGATGAGCGATGA
- a CDS encoding AIR synthase family protein: MSDEKIGKIDAATFASFLLHRTGAADPSVIVPPTAGIDAGVVDLGNNRVLIVAEDPIFAIPNQPYDLFGWHTVHIGASDVAVMGVKPQYMTYSLLMPPGTPDQDFRTIVDAIDLAAKDLGIAIVGGHTGYYPGFAAPTIGGITVFAVAEKGEYITSAGARPGDDVLLTKGPAIETAALLSVLRENELKAKYPAWLVKAAQDLCWQMSVVADAALAREAGEVTAMHDATEGGVIGGLFEIAAASNTGMVIDEAQIIYPKEVRMVCEQFNLDPLASIAEGTLLLTADPSSSDAIIDLLTRSGIPVSVIGKVTDNPGERTIRRVDGTIEELHIPEQDPFWPVFFESTC, translated from the coding sequence ATGAGCGATGAGAAGATCGGGAAGATCGATGCGGCGACTTTCGCCTCGTTCCTGCTCCACCGAACAGGTGCGGCAGATCCCTCGGTGATCGTGCCGCCGACTGCGGGGATCGATGCAGGGGTGGTCGACCTCGGTAACAACAGGGTACTGATCGTGGCCGAGGATCCGATCTTCGCCATCCCCAACCAGCCATACGATCTCTTCGGCTGGCACACGGTCCATATCGGGGCCAGCGATGTCGCCGTGATGGGGGTGAAGCCGCAGTACATGACCTATTCACTGCTGATGCCCCCGGGTACGCCCGACCAGGACTTCCGGACGATCGTGGACGCGATCGACTTGGCTGCAAAGGATCTCGGGATCGCGATCGTCGGCGGACACACCGGGTACTATCCCGGGTTCGCCGCCCCGACGATCGGCGGAATTACGGTTTTTGCGGTGGCAGAGAAAGGGGAGTACATCACCTCTGCAGGTGCTCGACCCGGTGATGATGTGCTGCTGACCAAGGGGCCGGCGATCGAGACCGCGGCTCTCCTTTCAGTGCTCCGTGAAAATGAACTGAAGGCGAAGTACCCGGCCTGGCTTGTGAAGGCTGCGCAGGATCTCTGCTGGCAGATGTCGGTTGTGGCGGATGCGGCCCTCGCCCGTGAGGCTGGCGAGGTGACAGCGATGCATGATGCGACAGAAGGCGGGGTGATCGGCGGACTCTTTGAGATTGCAGCGGCAAGTAACACCGGGATGGTGATCGATGAGGCGCAGATCATCTATCCGAAAGAGGTCAGAATGGTCTGTGAGCAGTTCAACCTGGATCCTCTGGCATCGATCGCCGAGGGGACGCTCCTTCTGACTGCAGATCCGTCCAGTTCTGATGCGATCATCGACCTCCTGACCCGGTCCGGGATCCCGGTGTCGGTGATCGGGAAGGTCACGGACAATCCTGGGGAGCGGACGATCCGACGGGTCGACGGTACCATTGAAGAACTCCATATCCCAGAGCAGGACCCCTTCTGGCCCGTCTTCTTCGAGAGTACGTGCTGA
- a CDS encoding M24 family metallopeptidase, whose protein sequence is MMITMPVPVSELMGRMSRFRTQMDKNHPDWEIVAILGKVDLYYFTGTIQDGILLIPRNDEAVFWVRQSYERALDESRSPCIRKMSRYRDIAAVMGTFPATLYLEMELVTMAQVQRLQKSLNFTDVKAVDAEVAAVRSVKSGYELSLMEKAGRIHRHVLEDCMPSLLSEGIDEVELNSDLYSLMVKEGHQGIIRFDMFNEMILGQIGFGVSSIYPTCVNTPGGISGMHPAVPLMGCRERRLRKGDLVVVDIGCGVEGYQTDKTMTYMFGSPIPDAAVQVHEHCVDIQNELASLLKPGAIPSEIYSTIIDGLSPEFLKDFMGFGGHQVKFLGHGIGLWIDEKPVIAKGFDEPLEEGMVFALEPKKGIQGVGLVGIENTFVVTPQGGRCITGDNPGLIPVY, encoded by the coding sequence ATGATGATCACCATGCCTGTCCCTGTCAGTGAACTTATGGGCCGAATGAGTCGTTTTAGAACTCAGATGGATAAAAATCATCCTGATTGGGAGATTGTGGCCATTCTCGGAAAGGTCGACCTTTATTACTTCACCGGTACCATCCAGGACGGCATTCTCCTCATTCCCCGGAATGATGAAGCGGTGTTCTGGGTCCGTCAGAGTTATGAACGGGCCCTTGATGAATCCAGGTCCCCCTGCATCAGAAAGATGAGCAGGTACCGTGATATTGCTGCGGTCATGGGGACATTTCCTGCAACGCTGTACCTTGAGATGGAACTGGTGACGATGGCACAGGTTCAGAGACTGCAGAAATCTCTCAATTTTACCGATGTGAAGGCGGTTGATGCCGAGGTGGCCGCTGTCAGGTCGGTGAAGAGCGGCTACGAACTCTCCCTTATGGAGAAGGCTGGAAGGATCCACCGGCATGTGCTGGAGGATTGTATGCCTTCCCTCCTCTCAGAAGGGATCGATGAGGTAGAACTCAACAGCGACCTTTACTCCCTGATGGTGAAGGAAGGTCACCAGGGGATCATCCGGTTTGACATGTTCAATGAGATGATCCTGGGACAGATCGGTTTTGGTGTCAGTTCCATCTATCCGACCTGTGTCAACACCCCTGGAGGGATTTCAGGTATGCATCCGGCGGTACCGCTGATGGGATGCCGGGAGAGGCGACTCCGGAAGGGCGACCTTGTTGTTGTGGATATCGGGTGTGGGGTTGAGGGATACCAGACCGACAAGACCATGACCTACATGTTTGGTTCGCCCATTCCTGATGCAGCGGTCCAGGTGCATGAGCACTGTGTGGATATCCAGAATGAACTGGCTTCGCTCCTGAAACCGGGTGCGATTCCTTCAGAGATCTACTCTACCATCATCGATGGGCTGAGTCCTGAATTCCTAAAAGATTTTATGGGATTCGGAGGGCATCAGGTGAAGTTCCTTGGTCATGGTATCGGATTGTGGATCGATGAAAAACCCGTGATCGCGAAAGGGTTTGATGAACCGCTGGAGGAAGGGATGGTCTTTGCACTTGAGCCCAAAAAAGGAATCCAGGGAGTCGGGCTGGTTGGCATCGAGAATACCTTTGTCGTGACTCCTCAGGGGGGTCGATGCATCACCGGTGATAATCCCGGACTGATCCCGGTATACTGA
- a CDS encoding glutamate synthase-related protein, whose amino-acid sequence MIYRCNVCNSFEYDSNEGEEENDIPKGAEPYDLSDTWICPICGSDRSHLQPVIEKGKEIHIGFTCPVCGTTSQMATPPALPDRVTEALLNRMEAPLFIEEYLTDIHQMAETGRSVIEPMRTTQQVITWDKLLICGAQIARIPINADVPVLTRTVIGPRAVHPLVIDTPFYVTHMSFGALSKETKIALAGGSAKVRTAIGSGEGGVLPEEQAQAYRYIFEYVPNQYSVTAEMLRSVDAIEIKLGQSAEPGLGARLPGEKVTPEIATVRGYPKGTDIISPARFTDIKTRDDLKTKVTWLREISGGRPVGVKIAAGHIEADLEAIVYAGADFVTIDGRPGGTGAAPKFIKASTSVPTIFALYRARETLDRLGATGTSLVITGGLRISSDIAKALALGADAVALGTAALMACGCQQHRICSTGRCPEGLTTQDIDLRPRMKSEVGADRLANFLNVTTAELEDFTRLTGHTNVHDLSRDDLVTTSATIAAFTDLRHV is encoded by the coding sequence ATGATCTACCGGTGTAATGTCTGTAATTCATTCGAATATGACAGCAACGAGGGTGAAGAGGAGAATGACATTCCAAAGGGAGCCGAGCCCTATGACCTCTCCGATACCTGGATCTGCCCGATCTGCGGATCAGACCGTTCACACCTGCAGCCAGTGATCGAAAAGGGAAAGGAGATACATATCGGGTTCACCTGCCCGGTCTGCGGAACAACGAGTCAGATGGCGACTCCGCCGGCCCTTCCGGACAGGGTTACGGAGGCTTTACTCAACCGTATGGAGGCACCTCTCTTCATCGAGGAGTACCTGACCGATATCCACCAGATGGCAGAGACCGGACGGTCTGTGATCGAGCCGATGCGGACCACACAGCAGGTGATAACCTGGGACAAACTGCTGATCTGTGGAGCCCAGATCGCACGCATTCCGATCAATGCAGACGTTCCGGTATTAACCAGAACCGTTATAGGTCCCCGGGCAGTTCATCCGCTGGTGATCGACACCCCATTTTATGTGACACACATGTCCTTTGGTGCTCTCTCAAAGGAGACAAAGATCGCCCTTGCAGGCGGTTCAGCCAAGGTCAGAACTGCCATCGGATCGGGTGAAGGCGGGGTGCTCCCCGAAGAGCAGGCGCAGGCGTATCGATACATCTTTGAGTATGTTCCGAACCAGTACAGCGTGACAGCCGAGATGCTCAGGTCTGTCGACGCGATCGAGATAAAACTGGGTCAGTCTGCAGAACCAGGTCTCGGAGCTCGATTACCCGGTGAGAAGGTCACCCCCGAGATCGCGACGGTCAGGGGGTATCCGAAAGGAACGGATATCATCAGCCCTGCACGTTTCACTGATATCAAAACCCGGGACGACCTGAAAACCAAGGTAACCTGGCTCCGGGAGATCTCCGGAGGACGCCCGGTCGGGGTCAAGATTGCAGCCGGACATATCGAAGCTGACCTCGAGGCAATCGTCTATGCAGGGGCCGACTTTGTCACCATCGATGGTCGACCAGGAGGAACCGGGGCAGCCCCGAAGTTCATTAAAGCTTCGACCTCGGTCCCCACCATATTCGCCCTCTACAGGGCGAGGGAGACACTGGATCGGTTGGGTGCAACCGGGACGTCACTGGTCATCACCGGCGGGCTTCGGATCTCCTCTGACATTGCCAAGGCTCTGGCCCTTGGTGCGGACGCTGTCGCCCTTGGGACCGCCGCCCTGATGGCCTGCGGCTGTCAGCAGCACAGGATCTGTTCAACCGGACGATGCCCGGAGGGTTTGACCACTCAGGATATCGATCTTCGACCGAGGATGAAGAGCGAGGTTGGGGCCGACCGACTGGCAAACTTCCTCAACGTTACCACAGCAGAGTTAGAGGACTTCACTCGTCTGACCGGACACACCAATGTTCATGATCTCAGCAGGGACGACCTTGTCACGACCAGTGCTACGATCGCCGCATTCACCGACCTTCGTCATGTGTGA
- a CDS encoding phosphate-starvation-inducible PsiE family protein yields the protein MAKIPDEATSVHFVIRVITDIQLTAYVVIAALFSIVAIFSLYDAIREILDLFSSPDLQTGVVEVLEALLLSITVLTLLTTVTVYFQTRHFEPRPLLIAGLTSMIRHVIVSNVSNATTFTNPYEIMGTVAVLAVLIAGIVLTRPEGESELII from the coding sequence ATGGCAAAAATCCCTGACGAAGCGACAAGTGTACATTTCGTGATCCGTGTGATCACAGATATACAACTGACAGCGTATGTGGTTATCGCAGCCCTCTTCTCGATCGTCGCCATTTTCTCACTATACGACGCGATCAGAGAGATTCTCGACCTCTTCTCATCCCCGGATCTGCAGACGGGAGTCGTAGAGGTTCTCGAAGCACTCCTTCTCTCGATCACCGTGCTGACCCTGCTCACTACCGTGACCGTCTACTTTCAGACACGACACTTTGAACCACGACCGCTGCTGATCGCCGGGCTGACCAGCATGATCCGACATGTGATCGTCAGTAATGTCAGCAATGCCACCACGTTCACCAACCCATACGAAATTATGGGAACCGTGGCTGTACTCGCGGTGCTGATCGCGGGGATCGTCCTGACCCGTCCAGAAGGAGAATCTGAACTGATCATCTGA
- a CDS encoding pyridoxamine 5'-phosphate oxidase family protein gives MKDMRRKERQLTPEETDRLLQTGVFGVLSTVGSGGVPYGVPLHYVYHHKVIYFHCATDGLKLDLLDQNNRVSFCVVVDAVVLPERFSTRYSSVILSGRAFEVFDLEKRAGLVALLGKYSAGYLDQGTRYIEKAWERTKVYRIDIETCTGKGTITSKSSRD, from the coding sequence ATGAAGGATATGAGAAGGAAGGAGAGGCAGTTGACACCAGAGGAGACGGATCGCCTTCTTCAGACTGGTGTATTCGGTGTCCTCTCGACGGTGGGTTCAGGGGGAGTACCCTATGGGGTCCCTTTGCATTATGTCTATCACCATAAAGTGATCTACTTTCACTGTGCAACAGATGGCCTGAAGCTGGACCTCCTGGATCAGAATAACCGGGTCTCGTTCTGCGTTGTCGTCGATGCAGTCGTTCTCCCTGAGCGATTCAGCACCCGATATTCCAGTGTGATTCTCTCTGGCAGGGCTTTTGAAGTATTTGACCTGGAGAAGCGGGCCGGCCTGGTGGCACTTCTTGGCAAGTATTCAGCCGGCTATCTCGATCAGGGAACCCGGTATATCGAGAAGGCCTGGGAGAGAACGAAAGTCTACAGGATCGATATCGAGACCTGTACCGGAAAAGGGACGATCACCTCAAAGTCCAGTCGAGACTGA
- the eif1A gene encoding translation initiation factor eIF-1A: MPKRWNKEQFASADTLLGANHIRVRCIDGVTRMGRIKGKIKKRSWIREGDTLIVVPWSFQDEKCDILYRYLPPQVEWLRKNHYI; this comes from the coding sequence TTGCCCAAGCGATGGAATAAAGAGCAGTTTGCCTCGGCTGATACACTGCTCGGGGCAAATCATATCCGGGTCAGATGCATCGATGGTGTCACCCGGATGGGAAGGATCAAAGGGAAGATCAAGAAAAGATCCTGGATACGTGAAGGAGATACGCTGATCGTGGTTCCATGGAGTTTCCAGGATGAGAAATGCGATATCCTGTACCGCTACCTGCCTCCGCAGGTCGAGTGGCTCCGTAAGAACCATTACATCTGA
- a CDS encoding MFS transporter, with protein MKEQKATADDAQPSSSPASFFSEERIVLIIAIISGFLTPFDGSATNIALPFISGEFHMDAVSLSWVATAYLLASALVIVPFGKIADIHGRKKVFLAGLSIFTLASLLMTMVPSTPALIGMRVIQGAGSGMIFGTAVAILTSVVPKQRRGRALGIYITSVYLGLTLGPPLGGVLTQYFGWRSIFLVNVPIGVAAVLLIIWKLKGEWADCPTERLDRAGSLIYAVGLVAMMYGFSQLPSVTGGALIAVGLVTISAFIWYERRVPTPVLDMRLFVENRVFLFSNLAALINYSATFAVTFLLSLDLQYTKGFTPEHAGLILVAQAFMMMIVSPVAGRLSDRIEPRVVASIGMGCTALGLGLFSLFLTESTPLWSILSILMLLGVGAGLFSSPNTNAIMSSVDRRFYGVASGMNGTMRLLGQMLSMGIASMIFAIVIGRVEIVPALYPQFVISVHDTFILFTILCVVGIYASYARGNTH; from the coding sequence ATGAAGGAACAGAAAGCAACTGCTGATGATGCACAGCCTTCATCGTCGCCGGCATCATTTTTTTCAGAGGAGCGGATCGTCCTCATCATAGCCATTATCTCCGGATTTCTGACCCCATTCGATGGCTCTGCCACCAACATCGCCCTGCCCTTCATCAGTGGTGAATTTCATATGGATGCAGTCTCACTCTCCTGGGTTGCGACCGCATACCTGCTCGCTTCTGCACTCGTCATCGTTCCATTCGGAAAGATCGCAGACATCCATGGAAGGAAGAAGGTCTTTCTCGCAGGGCTCTCGATCTTCACCCTCGCCTCGCTTCTGATGACCATGGTTCCATCCACGCCTGCATTGATCGGGATGCGAGTGATCCAGGGGGCCGGAAGTGGAATGATCTTCGGTACCGCTGTTGCGATCCTCACCTCGGTGGTCCCAAAACAGCGGCGTGGGCGAGCGCTCGGGATCTATATCACATCGGTCTACCTTGGACTCACCCTCGGCCCACCTCTCGGCGGCGTGCTGACCCAGTACTTCGGCTGGCGGTCCATCTTTCTCGTCAATGTCCCCATCGGCGTCGCCGCGGTGCTGCTCATCATCTGGAAACTCAAAGGCGAATGGGCAGATTGCCCCACCGAACGCTTGGACCGGGCCGGCTCTCTGATCTACGCTGTCGGGCTGGTGGCGATGATGTACGGCTTCTCACAACTCCCATCCGTCACCGGAGGGGCCCTAATCGCCGTCGGACTGGTCACGATTTCAGCTTTTATCTGGTATGAGAGACGGGTACCCACCCCAGTCCTCGACATGCGCCTCTTTGTCGAGAACAGAGTCTTCCTCTTCTCAAACCTCGCCGCCCTGATCAACTACAGTGCGACCTTTGCGGTGACGTTCCTCTTAAGCCTGGACCTCCAGTATACCAAGGGTTTCACTCCAGAACACGCCGGCCTGATCCTGGTCGCCCAGGCATTCATGATGATGATCGTCTCACCCGTTGCTGGCCGACTCTCAGATAGGATTGAACCACGGGTGGTGGCCTCGATCGGGATGGGGTGTACAGCCCTTGGTCTCGGTCTCTTCAGTCTCTTCCTCACTGAGAGCACACCGCTCTGGTCCATCCTTTCAATCCTTATGCTGCTCGGTGTCGGAGCAGGGCTCTTCTCTTCACCGAACACCAATGCGATCATGAGTTCCGTCGACAGACGATTCTATGGGGTGGCCTCCGGAATGAACGGGACGATGAGGCTCCTCGGGCAGATGCTCTCGATGGGAATCGCCTCGATGATCTTTGCGATCGTGATCGGTCGTGTTGAGATCGTCCCTGCACTCTACCCACAGTTCGTCATCAGTGTTCATGATACGTTCATCCTCTTCACAATCCTCTGCGTCGTGGGGATTTACGCTTCGTATGCGAGGGGAAACACACATTGA
- a CDS encoding GyrI-like domain-containing protein: MEEIQIIEVLPQLVLGMRQKGAYRDIPAMLGELYIYGISHQSVLTGPPVFICHEGSVEEAMVANETGDADMEVAFPIEGSIEGEGPISIYELPGGRMAKVLHRGPYEDCGPTYTRLFAWIEEQGLAVTGPVREVYLNDPTLVKPEELMTEIHVPI, from the coding sequence ATGGAAGAGATACAGATCATCGAAGTTCTGCCTCAACTGGTACTTGGTATGCGGCAAAAAGGGGCTTATCGTGATATTCCGGCGATGCTCGGCGAGCTCTATATCTATGGGATCTCTCATCAATCAGTCCTGACCGGACCGCCGGTCTTCATCTGCCACGAAGGATCGGTCGAGGAGGCTATGGTCGCCAACGAGACCGGGGATGCCGATATGGAGGTTGCTTTTCCGATAGAAGGATCGATAGAGGGTGAAGGGCCTATATCGATCTATGAACTTCCAGGTGGGAGGATGGCGAAGGTGCTGCACCGGGGGCCCTATGAGGATTGCGGGCCGACCTATACCCGGCTCTTCGCCTGGATAGAGGAGCAGGGGCTTGCCGTCACCGGCCCGGTTCGCGAGGTCTACCTGAACGATCCGACCCTGGTGAAGCCAGAGGAGTTGATGACCGAGATTCATGTCCCGATTTAA
- a CDS encoding manganese efflux pump MntP, which yields MDAVIESVLIGLGLAMDCFAVTLATGSSAGIDRFKTAIILAATFGLFQGGMTIGGWLLGISFAGFVTRYAPWIAFLLLTGIGVKMCIEGVRGGDTRERPSSLRAGVVIGLAIATSIDALAVGISYALLGVEPVIPSLIIGAVAFCISFAGVYAGIRLAPVLGTRVDFFGGAVLMLIGVKVLADHLALI from the coding sequence ATGGATGCAGTGATTGAATCAGTGCTGATCGGTCTCGGCCTTGCGATGGACTGTTTTGCTGTCACCCTTGCGACGGGGAGTTCAGCCGGTATCGATCGATTCAAGACAGCGATCATCCTCGCGGCGACATTCGGTCTCTTTCAGGGAGGGATGACGATTGGTGGCTGGTTGCTTGGGATATCCTTCGCTGGTTTCGTCACCAGATATGCACCCTGGATCGCATTTTTGCTGCTGACCGGGATCGGTGTGAAGATGTGTATCGAAGGGGTCAGGGGCGGGGATACCCGGGAACGGCCATCGTCACTCCGTGCCGGTGTGGTCATTGGACTTGCCATCGCCACCAGTATCGACGCGCTGGCAGTCGGGATCAGCTATGCACTGCTCGGAGTCGAACCTGTGATCCCGTCCCTGATCATCGGTGCGGTTGCATTCTGTATTTCGTTTGCCGGGGTCTATGCTGGTATCAGATTGGCACCGGTTCTTGGCACCCGTGTGGACTTCTTTGGTGGGGCTGTGTTGATGTTGATCGGGGTTAAGGTGCTGGCAGATCACCTGGCCCTGATCTGA